In the genome of Macrobrachium nipponense isolate FS-2020 chromosome 34, ASM1510439v2, whole genome shotgun sequence, one region contains:
- the LOC135208097 gene encoding uncharacterized protein LOC135208097, producing the protein MSEMGKEIIESGKLLGLEGNDLREYVEKKERENAHTPLPHIPHSMPYPTPHIAQHPNPHTTPKPHLTPHPTLPTITPPHPTRPHTPTPSHPTAQSTAHTKHPTHIPSHDQRAFEPHTPSPRPYIIPIPHPSTPTSNPNP; encoded by the exons atgagtgagatggggAAAGAGATTATTGAGTCAGGCAAGCTtctgggtctagaggggaatgatctccgtgagtatgttgagaagaaagaaagagaaaa TGCCCACACCCCCCTACCCCACATTCCACACTCTATGCCTTACCCAACCCCACACATTGCACAACACCCTAACCCCCACACCACACCCAAACCCCACCTCACACCCCACCCCACACTTCCCACCataacccctccccaccccacccgacCCCACACTCCCACACCCTCACACCCCACTGCCCAATCCACCGCACACACCAAACACCCAACCCACATCCCATCCCACGACCAACGCGCCTTCGAACCCCACACTCCCTCACCCCGCCCATACATCATCCCCATCCCACATCCCTCCACACCCACCTCCAACCCTAACCCATAG